A single region of the Thermotoga profunda AZM34c06 genome encodes:
- a CDS encoding TRAP transporter small permease — protein sequence MKKLDQYLLAFEKTAAKILIIVMIVFIFMSGIARFLKHPMNWAVDMSTFMFAWACFFAVDVAWRNNRMMSVDLLVKRLSPRAQKIIRLINYFIISAFLVYLIIWGFRLTYTTRFRTFAGIPNFSYSWVNVSVPIGAILTLRTTIIKIITELRKTPKKVQTEGAE from the coding sequence ATGAAGAAACTCGACCAGTATCTTCTTGCATTTGAGAAGACAGCCGCGAAGATTTTAATAATTGTGATGATAGTTTTTATTTTTATGTCTGGTATTGCGAGATTCTTGAAACATCCAATGAATTGGGCAGTTGATATGAGTACTTTTATGTTTGCATGGGCGTGCTTTTTTGCAGTTGATGTAGCATGGAGAAACAACAGAATGATGTCAGTCGATCTTTTGGTAAAACGGCTTTCACCAAGAGCACAGAAGATAATCAGATTGATTAATTATTTTATAATATCTGCTTTCCTGGTTTATTTGATAATCTGGGGATTTCGATTGACCTACACAACCAGGTTCAGAACATTTGCAGGTATACCTAATTTCAGTTATTCATGGGTAAACGTGAGTGTGCCAATAGGTGCAATTCTCACGCTTAGAACCACGATAATCAAGATAATAACTGAGCTACGAAAGACACCCAAGAAGGTACAAACAGAGGGGGCAGAATGA